In Armatimonadota bacterium, the genomic window TCGATCAGGGTGTCGGCGTCGCGCAGGCGGAGGACGATCCCGGCAAGCATGAAGCCCAGTCCGCAGAGCCCGACCACCACGGGCAGGGCGAATCCCACCGCCGGCAGGATCTGACCGCGGAGCGACAGGCCGAAGATCCACATCGCCAGCACGGCGAATCCGGCGGCGGTGCACGTCGTCACGGCGAGGCTGGCCAGGGTCCGGCCCACGAGCAGCACGGCCGGCGAGGCGGGCGCGACCCAGTTGGCCTCCAGCACGCCCTGGTCCATCTCCGTCTTCAACGAAAACCCCATGCCCCACATCACGGCCGAGACGTAGGCGGAGAGCATCCATCCGACGACGACAAACGCCATGTCGTCACCGGTGCCCGTCCATGCCGCGAATCCCGGCGCGGACCCGCCTTGGGAGAACGTCCGGCTGAGGGAGTACACCGGCAGCAGCCAGCCGACGGGCTCGACCACGCGAGAGATAGATTGAGTCAGCGCCAGGACCGCCAGCGCCCCCCCGTAGTCCGCGGAAAACCGGATCCCCAGCACGAGGGAGAACTCCATGAGGCTGATGGCCAGAAAGGCCAGGGCCAGGACGGCAT contains:
- a CDS encoding ABC transporter permease; translation: MLESNWLTPAPRFALLLGIAASHAVLALAFLAISLMEFSLVLGIRFSADYGGALAVLALTQSISRVVEPVGWLLPVYSLSRTFSQGGSAPGFAAWTGTGDDMAFVVVGWMLSAYVSAVMWGMGFSLKTEMDQGVLEANWVAPASPAVLLVGRTLASLAVTTCTAAGFAVLAMWIFGLSLRGQILPAVGFALPVVVGLCGLGFMLAGIVLRLRDADTLIDVSHFTLGLLSGRDYPIFVLPRPMVLLSLVLPLTYGYDGIRALLLGTTPILPLPLQAAVGGLFMVLMVVAGLGMLRRLEYRSRLDGSLGQH